A genomic stretch from Sulfuriferula thiophila includes:
- a CDS encoding vWA domain-containing protein, translating to MVSAATVAGWRIAQHQPPLSITQDGNMISLTELTQLDWRNPWWLALALQPWLMLGLLRLRRSKVYHYADAHLLPWVLRGTLDATSGKWRNLANILAWLLLACAAAGPRLPLVTTTEQPATVARHDLDLMIVLDVSPSMLVEDISPQRLQRAKLKLLDLLPRLHGERIGLIAFSGNAGLLMPLTSDQAALPYYLTLAEPRLFDTPGTNLAAALELARQTLLTPATTTRHGAVLLLSDGDSSALSAAQLSAAQTAAHKLAQAGLPLYVLGVGTSAGATIPLAEGGTLTNNGSAITSALDAKLLKRLAQLGAGSYAHVADGNTDLKALYDHGILTLPGNPHTAEPAQAWHELYAWCLLPAWLLLLYVHFPLTRRSIRPEVAGWLLAGVLIYHAGIQTAHAADDNLAQAAYSAYRQGNYIEAQALYERLPGYAARMGSAAAAYRRHHYADAVSQFTAAMLTAPTPAQRADALYNLGNSYFAAGDFLSAADAYQSVLKQRPRDANALANLALTAGRLAAARKPNASSAGIPGRRGTQVGGDLNQDINNQPVSMEKSQEQGGPQIDLSNRQLAVDQARLRSQVSPPSANATQSELAYRAALKKLELTTDKPAQLQKEMLKLDVPRNGAETGEMLSW from the coding sequence ATGGTATCTGCTGCCACTGTTGCTGGCTGGCGCATTGCTCAGCATCAGCCGCCTCTATCAATTACGCAGGATGGCAACATGATCAGCCTGACCGAACTGACGCAGCTGGACTGGCGCAACCCGTGGTGGCTGGCGCTGGCGCTGCAACCCTGGTTGATGCTGGGTTTGCTGCGCTTGCGCCGCAGCAAGGTCTACCACTATGCCGATGCGCATTTGCTGCCGTGGGTACTGCGCGGCACGTTGGATGCCACATCCGGCAAGTGGCGCAATCTGGCCAACATCCTGGCCTGGCTGCTGCTCGCCTGCGCTGCCGCCGGACCGCGCCTGCCTCTGGTCACCACAACGGAGCAGCCAGCCACCGTAGCCCGCCATGATCTGGACCTAATGATCGTGCTGGATGTGTCGCCCTCCATGCTGGTGGAGGATATCTCCCCCCAGCGCCTGCAACGCGCCAAGCTCAAACTGCTCGACCTGTTGCCACGCCTGCACGGCGAGCGCATCGGCCTCATTGCGTTTTCCGGCAATGCCGGCCTGTTGATGCCATTAACCAGTGATCAGGCTGCGCTGCCGTATTATCTGACGCTCGCCGAACCGCGCCTGTTTGACACGCCCGGCACCAATCTGGCTGCGGCACTCGAACTGGCACGGCAGACCCTGCTCACGCCAGCCACTACCACCCGACACGGCGCAGTACTGCTGCTCAGTGATGGTGACAGCAGCGCACTTTCTGCAGCGCAGCTATCTGCCGCTCAAACCGCTGCACACAAACTCGCACAGGCTGGGTTGCCTCTCTATGTACTCGGCGTCGGCACATCAGCGGGTGCCACTATCCCGCTGGCTGAGGGTGGCACGCTCACCAACAATGGCAGCGCCATCACCAGCGCACTCGACGCCAAACTGCTCAAGCGGCTGGCACAGCTGGGTGCCGGCAGCTATGCCCACGTAGCAGATGGCAACACTGACTTGAAAGCGCTGTATGACCACGGTATCCTGACCCTGCCCGGCAATCCGCATACCGCCGAACCCGCACAGGCATGGCATGAACTGTATGCATGGTGCCTGTTGCCGGCATGGCTACTGCTGCTTTACGTCCATTTCCCGCTAACGCGCCGCAGTATCCGCCCGGAGGTGGCCGGCTGGTTATTGGCAGGTGTGCTGATCTACCACGCAGGCATCCAGACTGCTCACGCCGCTGACGACAACCTGGCACAAGCCGCTTATAGCGCATATCGGCAAGGCAATTACATCGAAGCACAAGCGCTGTATGAGCGCCTGCCCGGCTACGCAGCGCGCATGGGCAGCGCGGCCGCAGCCTATCGGCGCCACCATTATGCCGATGCGGTTAGCCAGTTCACGGCGGCCATGCTCACAGCGCCTACCCCTGCGCAACGTGCCGATGCACTGTACAACCTGGGCAACAGCTATTTCGCCGCCGGTGATTTCCTCAGCGCGGCTGATGCCTATCAGAGCGTGCTCAAACAGCGCCCACGCGATGCCAATGCACTTGCCAATCTGGCGCTGACCGCAGGACGTCTCGCCGCCGCCAGAAAACCAAACGCCAGCAGCGCGGGCATACCCGGACGGCGCGGCACGCAGGTGGGCGGCGATCTGAATCAGGACATCAACAACCAGCCCGTCTCCATGGAAAAATCACAAGAACAGGGCGGCCCGCAAATTGATCTGTCCAACCGCCAGTTAGCCGTTGATCAAGCCCGCCTGCGCAGCCAGGTCAGCCCCCCATCTGCCAACGCTACCCAGTCCGAGCTGGCTTATCGTGCAGCACTAAAAAAACTCGAGCTAACAACCGACAAGCCCGCCCAACTGCAAAAGGAAATGCTTAAACTGGATGTGCCGCGTAACGGCGCAGAAACTGGGGAGATGCTGTCATGGTAA
- a CDS encoding DUF58 domain-containing protein → MHKLLTRGQQWLAGAAVQPAPATTLAPLLDSAQLAELMRRTRSLQNMPYFREAYQRHAGDLRSPYLGSGLDFEEARLYQAGDDVHDMDWRTTARTNKPHIKIYREEHQPAMHIVIDRGPGMRFGTRSQLKVTQAARIASILSLSAATSNTCIGGTLWQPDGYTLPCRNGETGAMQLIQAAITPCPPLMPAQTMHPFAEVLEQLDTLLPRGSRVVLISDFHHLQPADATLLLRLASHHHVQAIQVLDPSEITLTDVGLMRFQDTDSTRTRWVDTARSAVRTHYQQQAARQHSDLQAQLRRCGIPLLQCMTDADPFNLLQEMAQA, encoded by the coding sequence TTGCATAAACTGCTCACACGCGGGCAGCAATGGCTTGCTGGCGCTGCTGTGCAGCCAGCGCCAGCCACAACACTAGCCCCGTTGCTGGATAGCGCGCAACTGGCCGAGCTCATGCGCCGCACCCGCTCGCTGCAGAACATGCCCTACTTCAGGGAAGCCTACCAGCGTCATGCCGGCGACCTGCGCTCACCCTATCTGGGCAGCGGCCTGGATTTCGAGGAAGCGCGGCTGTATCAGGCGGGAGATGATGTGCACGACATGGACTGGCGCACCACGGCGCGTACCAACAAACCGCACATCAAAATTTATCGCGAAGAACATCAGCCCGCAATGCATATCGTCATCGACCGCGGCCCAGGCATGCGCTTTGGCACCCGCAGCCAGCTAAAAGTGACACAAGCCGCCCGCATCGCCAGCATCCTGAGCCTGAGCGCCGCGACCAGCAACACCTGTATCGGCGGCACGCTGTGGCAACCCGATGGCTACACCCTGCCCTGTCGCAACGGCGAAACCGGCGCGATGCAACTGATACAGGCGGCGATCACACCCTGTCCGCCGTTGATGCCGGCACAGACCATGCACCCATTTGCCGAAGTGCTGGAACAGCTCGACACCCTGCTGCCGCGCGGCTCCAGAGTGGTGCTGATCAGCGACTTCCACCATCTGCAGCCCGCCGACGCCACGCTGTTGCTGCGCCTTGCCAGCCATCATCACGTCCAGGCAATCCAAGTGCTCGATCCGAGCGAAATCACACTCACTGACGTCGGCTTGATGCGCTTTCAGGATACCGATTCCACTCGGACACGCTGGGTCGATACTGCCCGCAGCGCGGTACGCACCCACTATCAGCAACAGGCGGCACGCCAGCACAGCGACCTTCAGGCCCAATTAAGACGCTGCGGCATCCCGTTGCTGCAATGCATGACCGATGCTGATCCATTCAACCTGCTGCAGGAAATGGCGCAAGCATGA
- a CDS encoding VWA domain-containing protein, which produces MLTLAQPGWLALLPLVAVLALVFWRRRASTGATHDTAQVSLLHPNLDQLAHSEAAAPTNSRLVPGLDLLALSCLVVALAQPQWLGNWIPETPQGREIMLLVDTSKSMSISDFEVHGQPVERLAVLQDLVTRFVTGRQGDRFGLIAFGSSAGTLVPPTFDRELVNSMLRRMQIGIAGDDTALGDAIGLALKQLHQQQRLRPALILFTDGDSTAGDMTPTEAVALARHMAVSIYTVQIGGDLFAAGRPTTATIQVSEPGLAQIAALTGGHYYQADNRKALQQVISDIGQLEKTVVRPARRREVQEWYLLPLLLAGALLSISRLYQLRRMAT; this is translated from the coding sequence ATGCTGACGCTGGCCCAGCCCGGCTGGCTCGCCCTGTTACCACTAGTGGCGGTACTCGCCCTCGTGTTCTGGCGGCGCAGAGCCAGCACAGGCGCGACGCATGACACTGCACAAGTGTCGCTGCTGCACCCCAACCTCGACCAGCTCGCGCACAGCGAAGCTGCCGCACCCACCAACTCCCGGCTGGTTCCCGGGTTGGATTTACTGGCGCTAAGCTGCCTGGTCGTGGCGCTGGCGCAACCGCAATGGCTGGGCAACTGGATACCGGAAACGCCGCAAGGCCGCGAAATCATGCTTCTGGTGGATACCTCCAAGAGCATGAGCATCAGCGATTTCGAAGTGCATGGCCAGCCGGTGGAACGCCTCGCCGTCCTGCAAGACCTCGTCACCCGCTTTGTAACCGGACGCCAGGGCGACCGTTTCGGCCTGATTGCATTTGGCAGCAGCGCCGGCACGCTGGTACCGCCCACCTTCGACCGCGAGCTGGTCAACAGCATGCTCAGGCGTATGCAGATCGGCATCGCCGGAGACGATACTGCACTGGGCGATGCTATCGGCCTCGCCCTCAAGCAGTTGCACCAGCAGCAGCGCCTGCGCCCTGCCCTGATCCTGTTTACCGATGGCGACAGTACAGCGGGTGACATGACGCCCACCGAAGCCGTGGCGCTGGCCAGACACATGGCCGTATCCATCTACACCGTACAGATAGGCGGCGACCTGTTTGCCGCCGGGCGACCAACAACAGCCACGATTCAGGTTAGCGAACCCGGCCTGGCACAGATTGCCGCCCTCACCGGTGGGCATTATTATCAGGCCGATAATCGCAAAGCCCTGCAGCAGGTGATCAGCGATATCGGCCAGCTGGAAAAAACCGTGGTGCGACCCGCCCGGCGCCGCGAGGTGCAGGAATGGTATCTGCTGCCACTGTTGCTGGCTGGCGCATTGCTCAGCATCAGCCGCCTCTATCAATTACGCAGGATGGCAACATGA
- a CDS encoding BatD family protein, producing MVRRLLIALWLTLLSTVAWAQPQLSVTADKHDIALGAAITVTIRAQDTDAALDTLNLDALKPDFDIYSRSSSKQTELVRGKLSTIETTNLILYPLRSGQMQLPAFTFGTSTSRPVSITVHDSDAETPQVIFKPSLTPAHPLTREVATLSLDIYDDGSLQWTPPKLPTPAGTYVRELAQSQWDTTLNGSAFTVHRMTWAIMPLNSGNMTLTFPIMNAVKFGNRLRYAVPPLQFAATPAPRYLPVYVPIGKLSVSSQPPTGELILNRPANWNLIVRGTGISAEGLRKLLPEMMGSDSVHFYPPQIRFADGNDKSLEQTLLVTLPFQPLRAGSVQLPEIILPYYNPATGLIESATAASTVSTVTNPLWHTVIKLITITASLVLIAWLAQISLRLYRRKRIRQASLQRMAAATTPQQLSRALLDFDWGSGPLPANTLRAWLSKLDYSHGNHAALNQLVQQLESACYDPIDKKSGWENLQQALIREMQTIAK from the coding sequence ATGGTAAGGCGCTTGCTGATCGCATTGTGGCTGACCCTGCTAAGCACTGTAGCCTGGGCGCAGCCACAACTCAGCGTAACGGCAGATAAACACGATATCGCCCTCGGCGCCGCCATTACCGTCACTATCCGTGCCCAGGATACCGACGCCGCACTGGACACGCTTAATCTCGATGCGCTCAAACCGGATTTTGATATCTACAGCCGCTCCAGCAGCAAGCAAACTGAACTGGTCAGAGGCAAACTCAGCACCATCGAAACGACAAACTTGATCCTCTACCCGTTGCGTAGCGGACAGATGCAACTACCTGCCTTCACCTTTGGCACGAGCACCAGCCGGCCAGTTAGCATCACCGTGCATGATTCCGACGCCGAGACACCGCAAGTCATATTCAAGCCCAGCCTGACTCCGGCGCACCCGCTTACCCGCGAAGTGGCCACCTTGAGCCTGGATATCTACGACGACGGCAGCCTGCAGTGGACACCCCCGAAATTACCCACCCCCGCCGGAACTTATGTCCGTGAACTGGCGCAATCCCAGTGGGACACCACGCTCAACGGCAGCGCATTTACCGTTCACCGCATGACCTGGGCTATCATGCCGTTAAATTCGGGTAACATGACGCTAACTTTCCCAATAATGAACGCCGTCAAATTTGGCAATCGCTTACGCTATGCGGTGCCGCCGCTGCAATTTGCAGCCACCCCGGCACCACGCTACCTGCCGGTATATGTCCCCATCGGCAAACTCAGCGTAAGCTCGCAACCGCCCACAGGCGAACTGATCTTGAATCGCCCCGCCAACTGGAATCTGATCGTGCGCGGCACCGGCATCAGTGCAGAAGGGCTGCGCAAACTGCTGCCGGAAATGATGGGTAGTGACTCAGTGCATTTTTATCCGCCGCAAATACGTTTTGCCGATGGAAATGACAAATCACTGGAACAAACCTTACTGGTGACGTTACCATTCCAGCCCCTACGCGCGGGCTCTGTCCAGCTGCCTGAAATTATATTGCCCTACTACAACCCGGCCACCGGCCTTATTGAATCAGCCACAGCCGCATCAACCGTCAGTACCGTAACCAACCCGCTATGGCACACCGTGATTAAACTTATCACCATCACTGCCAGCCTGGTTTTAATCGCCTGGTTAGCCCAAATCAGCTTGCGCCTGTATCGACGCAAACGCATCCGCCAGGCATCGCTGCAACGCATGGCAGCGGCCACGACGCCACAGCAGTTAAGCCGGGCTTTGCTGGATTTCGATTGGGGCAGCGGTCCGCTACCAGCCAACACCCTGCGAGCGTGGCTAAGCAAACTGGACTATAGTCATGGTAACCACGCCGCGCTAAATCAGCTGGTGCAGCAGCTGGAATCAGCCTGCTATGACCCGATAGATAAGAAGTCTGGCTGGGAGAATTTGCAACAAGCGCTAATACGGGAAATGCAGACTATCGCTAAGTAA
- the dcd gene encoding dCTP deaminase: MSIKADKWIRKMAEQHGMIEPFEPGQVREVNGNKIVSYGTSSYGYDIRCANEFKLFTNINSTIVDPKNFDPNSFVDVTGDSCIIPPNSFALARTVEYFRIPRNVLTICLGKSTYARCGIIVNVTPFEPEWEGYVTLEFSNTTPLPAKIYANEGVAQVLFFESDEVCETSYRDRGGKYQGQSGVTLPSM, encoded by the coding sequence ATGAGCATTAAAGCCGATAAGTGGATACGTAAAATGGCGGAGCAACACGGTATGATCGAGCCGTTTGAGCCGGGTCAGGTACGTGAAGTCAATGGCAACAAGATCGTGTCTTACGGCACATCAAGCTATGGCTACGATATACGTTGCGCCAACGAATTCAAGTTGTTCACCAACATCAATTCCACGATCGTTGATCCGAAGAACTTTGATCCCAATTCGTTTGTGGACGTGACTGGCGATTCCTGCATCATTCCGCCTAACTCGTTCGCGCTGGCGCGCACCGTCGAATATTTCCGTATTCCGCGTAATGTGCTGACGATCTGTCTGGGTAAATCCACTTATGCGCGCTGCGGCATCATCGTGAATGTCACGCCGTTTGAGCCGGAGTGGGAAGGCTATGTCACGCTGGAATTTTCCAATACCACGCCGTTGCCTGCGAAAATTTATGCCAACGAAGGCGTCGCGCAAGTGCTGTTCTTCGAAAGTGACGAGGTATGCGAAACCTCGTATCGCGATCGCGGCGGTAAATATCA
- a CDS encoding RNA pyrophosphohydrolase, which produces MIDKDGYRPNVGIILCNSRNEVFWGKRIRQHSWQFPQGGINHGENPEQAMYRELMEEVGLEPQHVRILGRTRNWLRYDVPRHWSRRDCRGHYRGQKQIWFLLRLTGRDCDVCLRASTHPEFDAWRWNDYWVAMETVVDFKREVYRAALSELSHYLDRDQAHRQGAQREHGVTLQVSK; this is translated from the coding sequence ATGATCGACAAGGACGGGTATCGGCCCAATGTCGGCATCATTCTTTGCAACTCCCGAAATGAAGTGTTTTGGGGCAAACGGATACGGCAACATTCTTGGCAGTTCCCGCAGGGCGGCATTAACCACGGTGAAAACCCGGAGCAGGCGATGTACCGGGAATTAATGGAAGAAGTCGGCCTGGAACCGCAGCATGTGCGGATTTTAGGGCGTACACGAAACTGGCTGCGTTATGATGTGCCGCGTCACTGGTCACGTCGTGATTGCCGCGGTCATTACCGTGGACAGAAACAGATCTGGTTTTTGTTGCGCTTGACGGGACGGGATTGCGATGTGTGCTTGCGTGCATCGACGCATCCGGAATTTGATGCTTGGCGTTGGAATGATTACTGGGTAGCGATGGAGACGGTGGTGGATTTTAAACGCGAGGTTTATCGCGCGGCACTGTCGGAACTGTCGCATTATTTGGATCGCGATCAGGCGCATCGTCAAGGTGCGCAGCGTGAGCACGGGGTTACCCTGCAAGTGAGTAAATAA
- the apbC gene encoding iron-sulfur cluster carrier protein ApbC, translating into MAISELQVQTALKAAIDPNTHKDFVTSKSIRNIQISGDDVSLEVMLGYPAQSQAAIIQQIVTAALKTISGIGRIEVKVNFKIVSHSVQRGVKLIPNVKNIIAVASGKGGVGKSTTAVNLALALAAEGAKVGMLDADIYGPSQPTMLGVQGRPESRDGKSLEPMEAHGLQIMSIGFLIDAETPMVWRGPMVTQALEQLLNDTRWRDLDYLVVDLPPGTGDIQLTLAQRVPVTGAVIVTTPQDIALIDARKGFKMFEKVGIPILGIVENMSIHICSKCGNEEHIFGEGGGGKMASDYDVEFLGALPLDIRIRQEADAGAPTVVTAPDSRISEIYKQIARRVAVKVAEQAQDHSNAFPKIVIQNT; encoded by the coding sequence ATGGCAATCTCGGAATTACAAGTACAAACAGCTTTAAAAGCCGCAATCGATCCTAATACACATAAGGATTTTGTTACCAGCAAAAGCATACGCAATATCCAGATCAGCGGCGATGATGTGTCGCTGGAAGTGATGCTGGGCTACCCTGCGCAAAGTCAGGCCGCCATTATTCAGCAGATTGTAACTGCTGCGCTGAAGACTATCTCCGGCATCGGCCGCATTGAAGTAAAGGTCAATTTCAAGATCGTGTCGCATAGCGTGCAGCGCGGCGTGAAGCTGATTCCGAATGTGAAAAACATCATTGCTGTTGCTTCTGGCAAAGGCGGCGTGGGTAAATCCACTACCGCCGTGAATCTGGCGCTGGCGCTGGCTGCAGAAGGCGCCAAAGTCGGCATGCTGGACGCGGATATCTATGGCCCGTCACAGCCGACCATGCTGGGTGTGCAGGGTCGTCCGGAATCACGTGACGGCAAGAGCCTGGAGCCGATGGAAGCGCACGGACTGCAGATCATGTCGATCGGCTTCCTCATCGATGCGGAAACGCCGATGGTGTGGCGCGGCCCGATGGTCACGCAGGCGCTGGAGCAATTGCTCAACGATACGCGCTGGCGCGATCTGGATTATCTGGTGGTGGATTTACCGCCGGGTACCGGCGACATTCAGCTTACCCTGGCGCAACGTGTGCCGGTGACCGGTGCGGTGATTGTGACCACGCCGCAGGACATCGCGCTGATCGACGCGCGCAAAGGCTTCAAAATGTTCGAGAAGGTGGGTATTCCTATCCTCGGTATTGTCGAGAACATGAGTATTCATATCTGCAGCAAGTGCGGTAATGAAGAGCACATTTTCGGTGAAGGTGGTGGCGGTAAAATGGCCAGTGATTACGATGTCGAATTCCTCGGCGCGTTGCCGCTGGATATCCGCATTCGCCAGGAAGCCGATGCTGGCGCACCTACCGTAGTGACTGCGCCGGATAGCCGTATTTCCGAGATTTACAAACAGATCGCCCGTCGTGTTGCCGTCAAAGTCGCCGAGCAGGCGCAAGACCATAGCAATGCTTTCCCTAAAATCGTGATTCAGAATACCTAA
- a CDS encoding AAA family ATPase: MLNQPKIIELRRSLADAIVGQTALLDRLVIGLLTGGHILLEGLPGLAKTTAVKALSNSVHASFQRIQFTPDLLPGDLTGTDIYNPQAGSFCFIEGPLFHDIILADEINRAPAKVQSALLEAMQEHQITVGGVTRALSPLFMVMATQNPLEQSGTYPLPEAQLDRFLLHIELDYPSAEEELLILQRDRTGHTNGTTAAPGIDVHSVLAARAEVKQVHISTELERYIVTLVGATRNIGAWLPDHANMLEVGASPRASLAIAHAASAHAYLQGRDYVIPDDILAIAADCLRHRIILSFNARMEKLSRNDLILALLAVVPVP, from the coding sequence ATGTTGAATCAGCCGAAAATCATCGAATTGCGCCGCTCGCTGGCAGATGCCATTGTCGGCCAGACCGCATTACTGGACCGGCTGGTAATCGGTTTGCTCACCGGCGGGCATATCTTATTGGAAGGTCTGCCCGGGCTGGCAAAGACCACGGCGGTGAAAGCGCTGAGCAACAGCGTGCATGCCAGCTTTCAGCGCATCCAGTTCACCCCTGATTTACTCCCTGGCGACTTGACCGGCACCGACATTTACAACCCGCAGGCCGGCAGCTTCTGTTTCATAGAAGGGCCACTGTTCCACGACATCATCCTCGCCGACGAGATTAACCGCGCACCCGCCAAAGTGCAGTCGGCGTTACTGGAAGCCATGCAGGAACACCAGATCACCGTCGGCGGCGTGACCCGCGCGTTGTCGCCGCTGTTCATGGTGATGGCCACGCAGAACCCGCTGGAACAATCCGGCACCTACCCGTTGCCGGAAGCACAGCTCGACCGTTTTCTGCTGCATATCGAACTGGATTACCCTTCTGCGGAAGAAGAACTGCTGATCCTGCAACGTGATCGCACCGGCCATACCAATGGCACTACCGCAGCACCCGGTATCGATGTCCACAGCGTACTGGCGGCACGCGCCGAAGTGAAGCAAGTGCATATCAGCACCGAACTGGAACGCTACATCGTGACGCTGGTGGGCGCTACCCGCAATATCGGGGCATGGCTGCCGGATCATGCCAACATGCTGGAAGTCGGCGCCAGCCCGCGCGCTTCACTCGCCATTGCCCATGCCGCCAGCGCCCATGCCTACTTGCAGGGCCGCGACTACGTCATCCCCGACGACATTCTCGCCATCGCCGCAGACTGCCTGCGCCACCGCATCATCCTCAGCTTCAACGCGCGCATGGAAAAACTCTCCCGCAACGACCTGATACTGGCCTTGCTGGCCGTGGTACCGGTGCCGTGA